In Rahnella variigena, one DNA window encodes the following:
- a CDS encoding YajQ family cyclic di-GMP-binding protein, giving the protein MPSFDIVSEIDMQEVRNAVENASRELQTRWDFRNIPASFDLNEKNESIKVASESDFQVNQLVDILREKLAKRGIEGGALEIPEQMDHSGKTYSVEAKLHSGIESALAKKIVKLIKDSKIKVQAQVQGDEVRVTGKARDDLQAVMALVKKGDLGQPFQFKNFRD; this is encoded by the coding sequence ATGCCGTCTTTTGACATTGTTTCCGAAATCGACATGCAGGAAGTGCGCAATGCCGTGGAAAATGCCAGCCGTGAACTGCAAACCCGCTGGGATTTCCGCAACATTCCTGCCAGCTTCGATCTCAACGAGAAAAACGAGAGTATCAAAGTCGCCAGTGAATCTGATTTCCAGGTAAACCAACTGGTCGATATTCTGCGTGAGAAGCTAGCCAAACGTGGTATCGAAGGTGGCGCGCTGGAAATTCCTGAGCAGATGGATCACAGCGGTAAAACATACAGCGTTGAAGCTAAACTGCATTCTGGCATTGAATCTGCGCTGGCGAAGAAAATCGTCAAGCTGATCAAAGACAGTAAAATCAAAGTGCAGGCGCAGGTGCAGGGTGACGAAGTTCGCGTCACCGGCAAAGCACGTGATGATTTGCAGGCCGTAATGGCGCTGGTTAAGAAAGGTGATCTGGGCCAGCCCTTCCAGTTCAAAAACTTCCGCGACTAA
- a CDS encoding Gfo/Idh/MocA family protein yields the protein MKTYALVGTGGRSGLYIEAITGKYRHNAKFVAFCDTNQTRMDYANRQLEQSGIARVSTWKAADFSAMLDETKPDIVIVTSMDRTHDDYIVRALHAGCDVITEKPMTIDEPRALRILDAVDATGYQVRVAFNYRYAPHHSKMRELLMQDTIGEVLSVHFEWLLNTEHGADYFRRWHREKRNSGGLLVHKSTHHFDLMNFWLNSTPEKVYALGDLRFYGKENAEKRGVTEFYPRAHGYAQAQNDPFALHMEDNAQLKALYLDAEHEDNYFRDQSVFSDGINIEDTLSVLVKYQNKAQLTYSLNAYLPWEGLNVVFNGTQGRIEMKIVEMSYVNAGGKRENEGSIEKAEITVFPLFAEPWKAEFQMGEGGHGGGDNAMLEDLFGERKDDPLKRAADHRAGAMSILTGIAGNLSMQHDKPIYFKDFELVKRLRQRK from the coding sequence ATGAAAACATATGCTCTCGTTGGCACCGGCGGACGCTCAGGTTTATACATTGAAGCGATAACCGGCAAATACCGCCACAACGCAAAATTTGTGGCCTTCTGTGATACAAACCAGACGCGAATGGATTATGCGAACCGCCAGCTTGAGCAAAGCGGCATCGCCCGGGTATCGACCTGGAAAGCCGCTGATTTCTCTGCGATGCTCGACGAGACTAAACCGGACATCGTGATCGTCACCAGCATGGATCGCACGCACGACGATTACATCGTCCGCGCCCTGCACGCGGGGTGCGACGTCATTACTGAAAAGCCGATGACCATTGATGAACCGCGCGCGCTGCGTATTCTTGATGCCGTCGATGCCACCGGTTATCAGGTGCGCGTGGCGTTTAACTATCGCTACGCACCGCATCACAGCAAAATGCGCGAACTGCTGATGCAGGACACCATTGGTGAAGTGCTGTCTGTGCATTTTGAATGGCTGCTTAATACCGAACACGGTGCAGATTATTTTCGACGCTGGCACCGTGAGAAACGCAATTCCGGCGGCCTGCTGGTACACAAATCCACCCACCATTTCGACCTGATGAACTTCTGGCTGAACAGCACACCGGAGAAAGTTTATGCTCTGGGCGACCTGCGTTTTTATGGCAAAGAGAATGCAGAGAAACGTGGCGTGACCGAATTTTATCCGCGTGCGCATGGCTATGCACAGGCGCAGAACGATCCGTTTGCGCTGCATATGGAAGACAACGCCCAGCTCAAAGCGCTGTATCTGGATGCCGAGCATGAGGATAACTATTTCCGCGACCAGAGCGTGTTCAGCGACGGGATCAACATTGAAGATACGCTGTCGGTGTTGGTGAAATATCAGAACAAAGCCCAGCTGACTTACTCGCTGAATGCGTATCTGCCGTGGGAAGGACTGAATGTGGTATTCAACGGCACCCAGGGCCGCATTGAAATGAAAATCGTCGAGATGTCTTACGTGAATGCCGGTGGCAAACGCGAAAATGAAGGCAGTATCGAGAAAGCAGAAATCACGGTTTTCCCGTTATTTGCAGAGCCCTGGAAAGCTGAATTCCAGATGGGAGAAGGCGGTCACGGCGGCGGCGATAATGCCATGCTCGAGGACCTGTTCGGCGAGCGCAAAGACGATCCGTTAAAACGCGCTGCCGATCACCGCGCAGGTGCGATGTCGATCCTGACCGGGATCGCCGGAAACCTCTCTATGCAGCACGACAAGCCGATCTATTTTAAAGACTTCGAACTGGTGAAAAGACTGCGCCAGCGGAAGTGA
- a CDS encoding MFS transporter gives MNDNQMTPQESRATWGLGTVFSLRMLGMFMVLPVLTTYGMKLSGASETLIGIAIGIYGLAQAVFQIPFGLLSDRVGRKPLIVFGLVIFCIGSIVAASTESIWGVIIGRALQGSGAIAAAVMALLSDLTREQNRTKAMAFIGISFGITFAIAMVLGPIITHAWGLHALFWAIAVLTILGIIITVAVVPSPATHILNRESSMVKGSFGKVLSNAKLLKLNFGILCLHVLLMSSFVVLPQVMEHAGFPPSEHWRVYLVTMLTSFVAVIPVIIYAEKKRHMKQVFMGCVAVLLLAEIVLWSAGLHLWAVIAGIQLFFLAFNVMEAILPSLISKESPAGYKGTAMGLYSTSQFIGVAIGGSLGGYVYGHAGAGAVFLVCAAIAVVWLVVSSTMTEPPYVSSLRITLSELAVKDSALQARILAQPGVAEAIVVPEEFSAYVKVDTKQTNRKALEQLVSAA, from the coding sequence GTGAACGATAACCAGATGACCCCGCAGGAAAGTCGGGCTACATGGGGACTAGGGACAGTATTTTCTTTACGCATGCTCGGCATGTTCATGGTTCTGCCGGTGCTGACCACCTATGGCATGAAACTCTCCGGCGCCAGCGAAACGCTTATCGGCATCGCTATCGGTATTTACGGACTGGCACAGGCCGTTTTCCAGATCCCATTTGGACTGCTTTCTGATCGCGTTGGCCGCAAACCCCTGATCGTCTTTGGTCTGGTCATCTTCTGTATCGGCAGCATTGTGGCTGCTTCAACCGAATCAATCTGGGGCGTGATCATTGGTCGTGCCCTGCAAGGCTCCGGCGCGATTGCCGCCGCCGTGATGGCCCTGCTTTCTGACCTGACCCGCGAGCAAAACCGCACCAAAGCGATGGCATTCATCGGCATCAGCTTCGGCATTACCTTTGCGATTGCGATGGTACTCGGCCCGATCATCACCCACGCCTGGGGTTTACACGCCCTGTTCTGGGCGATCGCGGTACTGACTATTCTCGGCATCATTATTACCGTTGCCGTGGTGCCCTCCCCTGCCACGCACATCCTCAATCGTGAATCGAGCATGGTGAAAGGCAGTTTCGGCAAAGTGCTGAGCAACGCCAAACTGCTCAAACTCAACTTCGGCATTCTGTGTTTGCACGTTTTGCTGATGTCGAGTTTTGTGGTGTTACCGCAAGTCATGGAACACGCCGGATTCCCGCCTAGTGAACACTGGCGTGTGTATCTGGTGACCATGCTGACCTCATTCGTCGCCGTCATTCCGGTGATTATCTATGCCGAGAAAAAACGCCACATGAAACAGGTATTCATGGGCTGCGTCGCGGTACTGCTGCTGGCGGAAATCGTGCTGTGGTCGGCGGGTTTGCATTTATGGGCGGTCATTGCAGGTATCCAGCTGTTCTTCCTGGCGTTTAACGTCATGGAAGCGATTCTGCCGTCGCTTATCAGTAAAGAATCACCGGCAGGCTACAAAGGCACCGCAATGGGACTTTACTCCACCAGCCAGTTTATCGGCGTGGCGATTGGCGGCAGTTTAGGCGGTTATGTCTACGGACACGCCGGTGCTGGGGCGGTATTCCTGGTCTGTGCAGCGATTGCCGTTGTCTGGTTGGTGGTCAGTTCCACCATGACCGAACCGCCGTATGTCAGCAGCCTGCGCATTACCTTGTCTGAACTGGCGGTGAAAGATTCCGCCCTGCAGGCACGCATTCTCGCGCAGCCGGGCGTGGCAGAAGCCATTGTCGTACCGGAAGAATTCAGTGCTTACGTGAAGGTCGATACCAAACAGACCAACCGTAAAGCCCTTGAGCAACTGGTCAGCGCTGCCTGA
- the cyoE gene encoding heme o synthase, translating into MIKQYLQVTKPGIIFGNLISVIGGFLLAAKGSIDFPLFLATLVGVSLVVASGCVFNNFIDRDIDRIMERTKNRVLVKGLIPPKTSLVYATILGIAGFALLYIGANPLAMWLAVMGFVVYVGVYSLYMKRNSVYGTLIGSLSGAAPPVIGYCAVSGQFDTGALILLLIFSLWQMPHSYAIAIFRFKDYQAAGIPVLPVVKGISVAKHHIIVYILAFMIATLMLTLSGYAGYKYLVVAAAVSIWWLGMALKGYKTENDVVWARKLFGFSIITIMSLSFMMSVDFNSAPTSLLTYVW; encoded by the coding sequence ATGATTAAGCAATACCTGCAAGTAACGAAACCAGGAATTATTTTCGGCAACTTAATTTCTGTCATCGGGGGATTCCTCCTTGCTGCCAAAGGCAGCATCGACTTCCCACTCTTTCTCGCCACTTTGGTGGGTGTTTCGCTGGTTGTCGCATCGGGTTGTGTATTTAACAACTTTATCGACCGCGACATCGACCGGATCATGGAAAGAACGAAGAACCGGGTCCTGGTGAAAGGGCTTATTCCGCCGAAAACAAGCCTGGTTTACGCGACCATTCTGGGTATTGCGGGCTTTGCGTTGTTGTATATCGGAGCAAATCCGCTGGCGATGTGGCTGGCAGTGATGGGCTTTGTGGTTTATGTCGGCGTCTACAGCCTGTACATGAAGCGCAACTCGGTATACGGCACGTTGATCGGCAGCTTGTCTGGCGCAGCGCCACCGGTTATCGGTTACTGCGCCGTTTCAGGCCAGTTCGATACCGGTGCCCTGATCCTGCTTCTGATCTTCAGCCTGTGGCAGATGCCGCATTCGTACGCGATTGCCATCTTCCGCTTTAAAGATTATCAGGCAGCAGGCATCCCGGTTCTGCCAGTAGTGAAAGGCATCTCCGTCGCCAAGCATCATATTATCGTCTACATTCTGGCGTTTATGATTGCGACGCTGATGCTGACCCTGAGCGGTTACGCAGGTTATAAATACCTGGTCGTGGCCGCCGCTGTCAGTATCTGGTGGCTGGGCATGGCACTGAAAGGTTACAAAACGGAAAACGACGTGGTGTGGGCAAGAAAACTGTTTGGTTTCTCCATCATCACTATCATGTCGCTGAGCTTCATGATGTCCGTGGATTTTAATTCTGCACCGACATCGTTGCTGACCTACGTTTGGTAA
- a CDS encoding cytochrome o ubiquinol oxidase subunit IV, whose amino-acid sequence MSHSATSHGGASHGSLKSYAIGFILSVILTVIPFAMVMTDTASHSLILGTVVASAIIQIVVHLVFFLHMNTSSEERWNLVALLFTAVIIFIVVVGSLWIMYNLNLNMMVS is encoded by the coding sequence ATGAGTCATTCTGCTACTTCCCATGGTGGCGCAAGCCACGGCAGCCTGAAGTCATACGCTATTGGCTTCATCTTGTCGGTTATCCTGACGGTGATCCCGTTTGCCATGGTCATGACCGACACGGCATCACATTCACTGATCCTGGGTACCGTGGTTGCGTCCGCAATCATCCAGATCGTTGTCCATCTGGTGTTCTTCCTGCACATGAATACGTCGTCGGAAGAGCGCTGGAACCTGGTGGCACTTCTGTTCACCGCTGTGATTATCTTTATCGTCGTTGTGGGCTCATTGTGGATTATGTATAACCTCAACCTCAATATGATGGTCAGTTAA
- a CDS encoding cytochrome o ubiquinol oxidase subunit III, producing MATDTLTHHDEAHAEHGHHDAGATKVFGFWIYLMSDCILFASLFATYAVLVNGTAGGPSGKDIFELPFVLVETFCLLFSSITYGFAMLGMNKGNKAAVNGWLFLTFLFGLGFIGMELYEFHHLIAEGYGPQRSGFLSGFFALVATHGLHVTCGLIWILTMMVQVSRRGLTEVNKTRLMCLSLFWHFLDVVWICVFTVVYLMGAM from the coding sequence ATGGCAACTGATACTCTGACTCACCACGATGAGGCCCATGCTGAGCATGGGCACCACGACGCAGGTGCAACCAAAGTCTTCGGCTTCTGGATCTACCTGATGAGTGACTGCATCTTGTTTGCGAGCCTGTTCGCAACGTATGCAGTACTGGTAAACGGGACCGCTGGCGGTCCCTCTGGTAAAGACATTTTTGAACTGCCGTTCGTGCTGGTAGAAACCTTCTGCCTGCTGTTCAGTAGTATCACTTACGGCTTTGCGATGCTGGGCATGAACAAAGGCAATAAAGCGGCTGTTAACGGCTGGTTGTTCCTGACTTTCCTGTTCGGTTTAGGCTTCATCGGGATGGAACTCTATGAATTCCATCATCTGATTGCTGAAGGCTATGGCCCGCAACGCAGTGGTTTCCTGTCTGGCTTCTTTGCGCTGGTCGCCACCCACGGTCTGCACGTGACCTGTGGTCTGATTTGGATCCTGACTATGATGGTTCAGGTTTCACGTCGCGGTCTGACTGAAGTCAACAAAACCCGTCTGATGTGTCTGAGCTTGTTCTGGCACTTCCTGGACGTAGTGTGGATCTGCGTGTTTACCGTTGTTTATCTGATGGGAGCGATGTAA
- the cyoB gene encoding cytochrome o ubiquinol oxidase subunit I codes for MFGKLTLDSVPYHEPIIMVTVAAIIIGGLAVLAGITYFGKWKYLWTEWLTSVDHKKLGIMYIILAFVMLLRGFADAIMMRSQQVLASAGEPGFLPPHHYDQIFTAHGVIMIFFMAMPFVIGLMNVVVPLQIGARDVAFPFLNNVSFWFTAAAVVLINISLGVGEFAQTGWLAYPPLSGKEYSPGVGVDYWIWSLQISGVGTLLTGVNFFATILKMRAPGMPLMKMPVFTWAALCTNVLIIVSFPILTVTVALLTLDRYLGTHFFTNDMGGNMMMYINLIWAWGHPEVYILVLPVFGVFSEVTATFSKKRLFGYTSLVWATIAITVLSFIVWLHHFFTMGSGANVNAFFGIMTMIISIPTGVKIFNWLFTMYQGRITLNAAMLWTVGFIITFSVGGMTGVLLAVPGADFVLHNSLFLIAHFHNVIIGGVVFGCFAGLTYWFPKSFGFTLNEKWGVRSFWFWIIGFFVAFMPLYVLGFMGMTRRVSQNIDPEFHPLLVVAACGAALIACGILCQLIMIFVSVRDRDQNRDLTGDPWGARTLEWATSSPPPFYNFAIVPQIHDRDEFWDMKEKGTAYKQPAKYEPIHMPRNSGAGFIIAMLSLVCGFALIWDIWWLAAVSFIALVVTWIAKSFDEDVDYYVPVEEVERIENQHYEQIRKAGVKHGN; via the coding sequence ATGTTCGGAAAATTAACGCTTGATTCGGTTCCGTATCATGAACCGATTATCATGGTCACAGTTGCCGCGATTATCATTGGTGGTCTGGCAGTCCTTGCCGGCATCACCTATTTCGGTAAGTGGAAGTATCTGTGGACCGAGTGGCTGACGTCTGTCGACCACAAAAAATTAGGTATCATGTATATCATTCTGGCCTTCGTCATGCTTCTGCGTGGCTTTGCCGATGCCATCATGATGCGTAGCCAGCAGGTTCTTGCTTCTGCAGGTGAACCGGGCTTCCTGCCGCCTCATCACTACGACCAAATCTTCACCGCGCACGGCGTAATCATGATCTTCTTCATGGCGATGCCTTTCGTAATCGGTCTGATGAACGTGGTTGTTCCTTTGCAAATCGGTGCGCGCGACGTTGCGTTCCCGTTCCTGAACAACGTGAGCTTCTGGTTTACCGCCGCTGCTGTTGTGTTGATCAACATCTCTCTGGGTGTGGGTGAATTCGCACAGACCGGCTGGTTGGCCTATCCGCCACTGTCAGGTAAGGAATACAGTCCGGGGGTCGGGGTAGATTACTGGATCTGGAGTCTCCAGATATCCGGTGTCGGTACCTTGCTGACCGGTGTTAACTTCTTTGCGACCATCCTGAAGATGCGCGCTCCTGGTATGCCGCTGATGAAAATGCCGGTATTTACCTGGGCCGCACTGTGCACCAACGTGTTGATTATCGTGTCCTTCCCGATCCTGACCGTGACTGTTGCACTGCTGACTTTAGACCGTTATCTGGGCACCCATTTCTTCACGAATGATATGGGCGGCAACATGATGATGTACATCAACCTGATTTGGGCCTGGGGCCATCCGGAAGTGTACATTTTGGTTCTGCCAGTATTTGGTGTGTTCTCAGAAGTTACCGCAACCTTCTCCAAAAAACGTCTGTTCGGTTACACCTCGCTGGTATGGGCAACCATCGCCATCACCGTGTTGTCGTTCATCGTTTGGCTGCACCACTTCTTCACCATGGGTTCAGGCGCAAACGTCAATGCCTTCTTCGGCATCATGACGATGATCATTTCTATCCCGACCGGGGTAAAAATCTTCAACTGGCTGTTCACCATGTATCAGGGCCGTATCACGCTGAATGCAGCGATGCTGTGGACCGTTGGCTTCATCATCACCTTCTCTGTGGGTGGTATGACCGGCGTTCTGCTGGCGGTTCCGGGTGCTGACTTCGTGCTGCACAACAGCCTGTTCCTGATTGCCCACTTCCATAACGTAATCATCGGTGGTGTGGTCTTCGGTTGCTTCGCAGGTCTGACTTACTGGTTCCCTAAATCCTTCGGCTTCACGCTGAACGAAAAATGGGGTGTGCGTTCATTCTGGTTCTGGATCATCGGTTTCTTCGTTGCGTTCATGCCACTGTACGTACTGGGCTTCATGGGTATGACCCGTCGTGTCAGCCAGAACATCGATCCTGAGTTCCACCCGTTGCTGGTTGTTGCGGCATGCGGTGCTGCACTGATTGCCTGCGGTATCCTCTGCCAGCTGATCATGATCTTCGTTTCCGTTCGCGACCGCGACCAGAACCGTGATCTGACCGGTGACCCATGGGGCGCACGTACTCTGGAGTGGGCAACCTCTTCTCCTCCTCCGTTCTACAACTTCGCTATCGTGCCGCAAATTCACGACCGCGATGAGTTCTGGGACATGAAAGAGAAAGGTACCGCTTACAAGCAGCCTGCTAAATATGAACCGATTCATATGCCACGTAACAGCGGCGCCGGTTTCATCATCGCTATGCTGAGTCTGGTTTGTGGTTTCGCTTTAATCTGGGATATCTGGTGGCTGGCAGCAGTGAGCTTCATTGCGCTGGTTGTGACCTGGATTGCGAAAAGCTTCGACGAAGATGTTGATTACTACGTGCCAGTTGAAGAAGTGGAACGTATTGAAAACCAACATTATGAACAAATCCGTAAAGCAGGTGTGAAACATGGCAACTGA
- the cyoA gene encoding cytochrome o ubiquinol oxidase subunit II, protein MRLKKYNKSIGMLSLFASALLLSGCNTALMDPKGAIGLEQRTLILTAIGLMLIVVIPVIIMAFAFAWKYRASNTKAKYSPDWSHSNKIEAVVWTVPIIIIAILATITWKTTHSLDPFKPIVTDEKPMTVEVVSLDWKWLFIYPEQGIATVNELVIPKDVPVQFKVTSDSVMNSFFIPQLGGQIYAMAGMQTQLHLIANEAGTYKGISASFSGRGFSGMKFNTIATPTRADFDTWVAKVKSAPNQLATTDDFNKLAAQSIDNPVEYFSVAKPGLFKEIIGKYSMHDMKAAPEGHTMPMPAGSDMKGMDMGGQSHAAGAEE, encoded by the coding sequence ATGAGACTTAAGAAATACAATAAAAGTATTGGGATGTTGTCCTTATTTGCTTCCGCGTTATTGTTGAGCGGTTGCAATACGGCATTGATGGATCCCAAGGGAGCAATTGGACTCGAGCAGAGAACGCTGATTTTAACCGCTATCGGTTTAATGCTGATCGTTGTTATACCAGTTATTATCATGGCGTTTGCCTTTGCGTGGAAGTATCGTGCTTCCAACACAAAAGCAAAATACAGTCCTGATTGGTCCCACTCCAACAAAATTGAAGCCGTCGTCTGGACAGTTCCAATTATTATCATTGCCATCCTGGCAACGATAACCTGGAAAACCACCCACTCGCTTGATCCGTTCAAGCCTATCGTGACTGACGAAAAACCGATGACGGTTGAAGTCGTTTCTCTGGACTGGAAATGGTTGTTCATTTATCCGGAACAGGGCATCGCTACCGTTAACGAACTCGTCATTCCTAAAGATGTGCCGGTTCAGTTCAAAGTCACTTCTGACTCTGTGATGAACTCGTTCTTTATTCCTCAGTTAGGCGGGCAGATTTATGCGATGGCCGGTATGCAGACTCAGTTGCATTTGATTGCAAATGAAGCCGGTACCTACAAGGGCATCTCAGCAAGCTTCAGCGGCCGCGGTTTCTCTGGCATGAAGTTCAACACGATTGCGACGCCAACCCGTGCCGATTTCGACACCTGGGTAGCGAAAGTGAAAAGCGCACCGAACCAACTGGCAACCACTGATGACTTCAACAAACTGGCTGCACAGAGTATCGACAACCCGGTCGAATACTTCTCTGTTGCAAAACCTGGTTTGTTCAAAGAAATCATTGGCAAATACTCCATGCATGACATGAAGGCAGCGCCAGAAGGTCACACCATGCCAATGCCAGCAGGCAGCGACATGAAAGGCATGGATATGGGTGGACAGTCTCACGCAGCCGGAGCCGAGGAATAA
- the ampG gene encoding muropeptide MFS transporter AmpG: MKGQYFKIFTQRNTVILLLLGFASGLPLALTSGTLQAWMTVENVDLKTIGIFSLVGQAYVFKFLWSPMMDRYTPSFLGRRRGWLILTQLLLVVAIFAMGFMDPSKDLFWLASLAVLIAFASASQDIVFDAYKTDLLPPEERGSGAAVSVLGYRLAMLVSGGLALWLADRYLGWQHMYWLMSGLMLTGVIATLLSPEPENSQPAPRTLEMAVVAPLKDFFARNNAWLILLLIVMYKMGDAFAGSLSTTFLIRGVGFDAGEVGLVNKTLGLAATIFGALLGGMLMQRLSLFRALMLFGILQAVSNAGYWILAVTDKDLITMGTAIFFENLCGGMGTAAFVALLMTLCNRSFSATQFALLSALSAVGRVYVGPIAGWFVEAYGWPWFYLFSIVAAVPGLLLLAVCRQTLEYTQSTDSFLPRVHFAKSYRWALRFLLTGSVLLILWLVTLIADSMGWASWQALATVLLETGAFICLTGVILGSLLDFLSLRRTARS; this comes from the coding sequence ATGAAAGGTCAGTATTTCAAGATTTTCACGCAGCGTAATACCGTCATTTTACTGCTTCTGGGCTTTGCTTCCGGCTTACCGCTGGCGCTGACATCCGGCACATTGCAGGCGTGGATGACAGTGGAAAACGTCGATCTGAAAACCATCGGGATTTTCTCGCTGGTCGGTCAGGCTTACGTTTTTAAATTCCTGTGGTCACCGATGATGGACCGCTATACGCCCTCTTTCCTCGGGCGCAGACGTGGCTGGCTGATACTGACGCAACTCCTGCTGGTGGTGGCGATTTTCGCCATGGGATTTATGGATCCCTCCAAAGATTTATTCTGGCTGGCGTCGCTGGCAGTGCTGATAGCCTTCGCTTCCGCGTCGCAGGACATCGTTTTCGACGCCTACAAAACTGATTTATTGCCGCCGGAAGAGCGAGGGAGCGGCGCGGCGGTTTCCGTACTGGGCTACCGGCTGGCGATGCTGGTATCCGGCGGGCTGGCCTTGTGGCTGGCAGACCGTTATCTCGGCTGGCAGCACATGTACTGGCTGATGTCAGGTCTGATGCTGACTGGCGTTATCGCTACCCTGCTGTCGCCGGAACCTGAAAACTCGCAACCCGCTCCGCGTACCCTCGAAATGGCGGTCGTCGCGCCGCTGAAAGACTTCTTTGCCCGTAACAATGCCTGGCTGATTTTACTGCTCATCGTGATGTACAAAATGGGCGATGCATTCGCAGGCAGCCTGAGCACCACATTTTTGATCCGCGGCGTCGGGTTTGATGCCGGGGAAGTCGGGCTGGTGAACAAAACGCTCGGTCTGGCGGCCACGATTTTTGGGGCCCTGCTGGGCGGGATGCTGATGCAGCGTCTGAGCCTGTTCCGCGCACTGATGCTGTTCGGGATTTTGCAGGCTGTATCCAATGCGGGTTACTGGATCCTTGCCGTTACAGATAAAGATTTGATCACCATGGGCACGGCGATTTTCTTCGAAAATCTTTGCGGGGGGATGGGGACGGCGGCCTTTGTCGCATTGCTGATGACATTGTGTAACCGCTCGTTTTCGGCCACACAGTTTGCGTTGCTTTCTGCGCTATCAGCCGTGGGCCGTGTATATGTCGGACCGATTGCCGGCTGGTTTGTGGAAGCCTATGGCTGGCCGTGGTTTTATCTTTTCTCGATTGTGGCGGCGGTCCCCGGCTTACTGCTGCTGGCGGTTTGCAGACAAACGCTGGAATACACTCAAAGCACCGACAGCTTCCTGCCACGCGTTCACTTTGCAAAATCCTACCGGTGGGCGCTGCGCTTTCTGCTGACGGGAAGCGTGCTGCTGATCCTGTGGCTGGTCACACTGATTGCCGACAGTATGGGCTGGGCTTCCTGGCAAGCTCTGGCGACAGTTTTGCTGGAAACCGGCGCATTTATATGTCTGACTGGTGTTATTTTAGGCAGTCTGCTCGACTTTTTATCTCTGCGCCGTACCGCACGTTCATGA
- a CDS encoding lipoprotein: protein MLKKIIFPVLAMLMLAGCATSTNTLDVSPKIVLPSQDPTLQGITISINGADQRQDQALAKVNRDGQLISLTPSRDLRFLLQESLEKQMTARGYMVGADGAVDLQIVVNNLYADVQEGNLRYNITTKADISIIATAKNGSKQVKNYRSTYNVQGALSATNAKITNAVNTTLGDVISDMASDTSISDFIKANAR from the coding sequence ATGCTAAAGAAAATTATTTTCCCGGTTCTGGCGATGTTGATGCTGGCAGGCTGTGCCACCAGCACTAACACGCTGGACGTTTCTCCGAAAATTGTATTACCTTCACAGGATCCTACCCTTCAGGGCATCACCATCAGCATCAACGGTGCTGACCAGCGTCAGGATCAGGCACTGGCAAAAGTTAACCGTGACGGCCAGCTGATTTCCCTGACGCCTTCCCGTGACCTGCGTTTCCTGCTGCAGGAATCGCTGGAGAAACAAATGACCGCCCGTGGTTACATGGTCGGTGCTGACGGCGCTGTGGATCTGCAAATCGTGGTGAACAATCTATATGCCGATGTTCAGGAAGGTAACCTGCGTTATAACATCACCACTAAAGCCGATATCTCTATCATTGCAACGGCTAAAAATGGCAGCAAACAGGTGAAAAATTACCGCTCGACGTACAATGTACAGGGCGCACTGTCTGCGACTAACGCGAAAATCACCAATGCGGTTAATACCACTCTGGGTGATGTCATCAGCGACATGGCCTCAGATACCAGCATCAGCGACTTTATCAAAGCTAACGCGCGATAA
- the bolA gene encoding transcriptional regulator BolA gives MIREQIEAKLVEAFEPAFLEVTDESYRHNVPAGSESHFKVVMVSDKFIGERFLARHRAIYGRLTEELAGSVHALALHTYTLKEWEGLQDTVPASPPCRGAGTMA, from the coding sequence ATGATTCGTGAGCAAATAGAAGCAAAATTAGTTGAAGCATTCGAACCTGCGTTTCTGGAAGTGACTGACGAAAGCTATCGTCATAATGTCCCGGCAGGCTCCGAGAGCCATTTTAAAGTCGTCATGGTGTCCGATAAGTTTATCGGCGAGCGTTTCCTGGCGCGTCATCGTGCAATTTATGGAAGATTAACCGAAGAGCTGGCGGGCAGCGTTCATGCACTGGCACTGCATACTTACACCCTGAAAGAATGGGAAGGTTTGCAGGATACGGTTCCGGCCTCTCCGCCTTGTCGCGGCGCGGGCACAATGGCGTGA